The Candidatus Campbellbacteria bacterium genomic sequence TCATGACTTTGTCCTTTCTTGCGACCTCGAAGGTCGCGGTTGTTGGTTGGTTTTGTTCTACTTCAGGATTTTACGCACACAGTATGAAATTTCTATAAAGCGGGGCGCATGCCCAAAATCCTGAAGTAGAACTATGTGAAAGATCGTACGGAGAGTAGTATAGCATGTACTTTTATTTTGTCAAGCACTATCACCTATTTCACTTTCAAATACACAAAAATACGTTATATTTAAATGGTTTTTTAGGATATATGGAAAAAGAAAAAATCTACGAACGACTTTTTTTACGATTCTTAGCACTACCTGATCCCCTTTTCCTATCAGAAGTTGGCTTCTTAGGCTCGAGAAGCTTTGTAAGTGCCAGCACTTCATCGCGAAGAATTGCCGCTGTTTCAAAATCAAGTATTTTTACGGCGTCACTCATTTCTTTCTCTTTTTGTTTAATGAGCTGTTTAAGCGTCTTCCCTCCCGCAGTATCAAGAGCAATCAATTCGGCAACAGTTTCTCCATGTTCACGCAACATGTAGTCGGTAATGTCAGAAATTTTCTTGTGAATCGTTTTTGGTGTAATACCGTGCTTCGTATTGTAGGCAACTTGAATCGCGCGTCGACGGTTTGTTTCACTAATCGCCCGCTCCATAGAACCCGTCATAACATCTGCATATAAAATAACGCGACCAAGTACGTTTCGAGCCGCACGACCAATGGTTTGAATAAGTGAGGTCTCACTACGCAAAAACCCTTCCTTGTCTGCATCCAAAATACCAATGAGTTCAACTTCCGGTAGATCAAGACCTTCACGAAGCAGGTTCACACCCACAATCATGTCAAAGCCACCGTTTTTTGAACCTTTTCTAAACTTCGTCAAAAGCTCAATCCGTTCAATTGTTTTAATATCACTGTGTAAATATTCGGCAGCAATCCCCTTCTCTTTCAAATAATCAGCAACATCTTCTGCCATTCGCTTCGTGAGCGTTGTTGCAATCACACGAGCACCACTTTCAATAACCTTTTCTGCCTCCGCAATAAAATCGTGCACCTGTCCTGTATAGTTTCCTTTCGCCTGAATTGGCCGAACAATAATTTCAGGATCAATAAGTCCTGTCGGACGAATAATTTGTTCAACAATGTGTCCTTCGCTTTTGTCTAATTCGTAGCGCGATGGTGTTGCAGACGTGTATATCACCTGCCCAATTCGTTCTTCAAACTCGTTAAATTGTAGTGGTCTGTTATCAATTGCCGATGGAAGTCGAAAACCAAAATCAATGAGTGTTTTCTTACGTGAACGATCGCCGGCATACATACCACCAATTTGTGGAACAGTGACGTGTGACTCATCAATAATAGTCAAAAAGTCAGGTGTTCCATCTGATTTTTTAGGAAAGTATTCAAGAAGTGAAAATGGTGGCTCTCCTGGCGCACGTCCATCAAAGTGTCGTGAGTAGTTTTCAATACCGTTCACGTACCCAACTTCTCGAATCATCGCAAGGTCATACGAGGTGCGTCGTTTCAAACGCTCTGCCTCAAGGAGTTTTCCTTCCAAAGTTAACCTTGCGACATGTTCGTCCATTTCTTCTTTAATGCTCTTTATTGCTTTTTGTATGTCCTCTTTGTCCGAGACAAAGTGTTTTGCTGGAAAAATAAATACAGATTCCGCTTCACTCTTAATCACGCGCGACACGGCATCAATAATTGAAATCGATTGTATGTGGTCGTCGGTGAGATCAATACGATACACCACCTTTTCGTTCACCGGCATGATTTCAATCGCATTGCCAATGGCGCGAAAAGTTCCGGGAGTGAGGTCGCTGTTTGTACGCTCAAAATAAATACGGATGAGTTCACGGATAAGCACCGAACGATTCATTTGTGCACCCTTCTCTATCTTGATGTGTACCTTCTCGTACTCTTCTGGACGACCGAGGTTATAAATACACGACACTGACGCGACAACGATGACATCTTTTCGTGTTAGTAGTGCTTGTGTAGATGCATGTCGAAGTCTATCAATCTCTTCGTTGATTTGTGCCTCCTTTTCAATGTAAGTATCGGTGACCGGAACATACGCCTCTGGTTGGTAATAATCGTAGTACGACACAAAATAATGCACTGCATTTTCAGGAAAAAATTCTTTGTACTCTTGTGCGAGTTGTGCAGCGAGCGTTTTGTTGTGAGCAATAACGAGCGTTGGTTTGCCTATATTGGCGATAACATTTGCCATCGTAAACGTCTTTCCAGACCCCGTCACACCCAAGAGAGTTTGGTGTTGAATACCGTCTAAAACACCCTTCTCTAGGGCTTCTATAGCCTTTGGCTGGTCTCCAGCCGGAGCAAAGTCGCTATGTAATTTGAATACTGACATATGGCCATTATACAGGAAAAACATTCTGCTCACATTTTCAACAAATAAAAATGGCTCAACCACAATGTTTTTTCGACGAAATAAAATTTTGATAAAGTCAGAATGTGCAAACACTAGACAAACAGAAAGCTTCTATGCTATACCCCATGCAACTATATATGAAAATATTGGTCATAGAAGATGAAGCCATCATACGTTCTGTGATTCAGTCAACACTTCAGGACGAGTTTTTTACCGTCGATACTGCACGAGACGGTGAAGAAGGCGCCTTTGCCGCCAAAACCAACGACTACGACCTTATCATTTTAGACAACATGTTGCCTAAAAAAGATGGCGTTTCTGTGTGTCGTGAAATTCGTGGGTGTGGTAAGTCCACACCCATTTTGTCACTCTCAGTTCAAGGCGACACATCAACAAAAGTCACACTCCTTGATGCTGGTGTTGACGACTACCTTACCAAACCATTTTGCGTTGATGAATTATTAGCGCGTGTGCGTGCACTCGTGCGCCGACCACACAGAATACACAATGACGTGTACACAATTGATACACTCTCACTTGATTCACAGCGCCATGTAGTCAAACGTGGAAAAGAAACCATTCCACTCACTCGCAAAGAGTTTATGCTCTTGGAATACCTCATGCGAAATACCGACTACGTCGTTACTCGCGGCATGATGCTCGAACACGTATGGGAACGAAGTATCGATCCATTTTCAAATACCATTGAAGCACATATTGTCAGTTTACGAAAAAAGATAGAACGGCCCGGACGATGTAAACTCATTCATACCATCCCTGGACAAGGTTACAAGCTCACTCAGTGTCTATGACCACCACTAAAACAACCGACGGCATACAAGGCCGTCTTTTTCTTAAAAAGAAATCTATCTGCACGTGCGAACTACCCGAGCATGCAACAGATATTTTTACCGACATCTCACACGCACTTCAAACTCCCCTATCATGTTTAGCGGCAGAATTACAAATACTAGAGCGAAAAACACCCACACCACACCGAGATCATTTGCAACGATGTGAAAAAATAATTCACAACATGTCGGCACTTATTCATAATGCACTCTACATATCACGTCTCGAGCAAACAGAACTTGAACACTACATGAAAGATATTTCGTTGAGTGAACTTATGTACGAACTTATCGAATGTACAGAAACACTCATTAGCGAACGACGTATTTTTCTCCACACAGACATTGAAAACACCGTCACCATACACGGCGTTAAAGAAAAAGTTGAAGAACTTATTATGGCTGTACTCAGTAACAGTATTAAATATAGTAAACCACGAGGAAAGCGCACACTCTCTATCACACTTCACGGAAACAAAACACACGCCATCATACACGTGAAAGACAACGGTATTGGTATTGCCCCTGAAGATCTCCCTCACATTTTTAACAGATTTTATCGTACACCCCACGCGAGTGCACAAACTGAACGCGGTACAGGACTTGGCTTAGCTATCGCTCAAAAAATTGCCGAAAAACACAAGGCAACAATAACTATCGAGAGCACCCTTGGTATCGGTACCCACGTTCAAATTCTTTTTCCCGTCAAAATGAAATCGGCTTAATGATTTCCTTTCTGTTGTGTATCAGACACAACCATTCCATCTTGAATTTCAATGAGACGATCTGCATAGGCGGCATATTCAGGTTCGTGCGTCACCATAACAATTGTTTGTTCGTTTCGTTTGTGTAGTTCATTTATCACACGCATCACATCCTCACCAGACGCACTATCAAGGTTTGCGGTTGGTTCATCGGCAAAGAGAATATCTGGCGTGTGTGCAATTGCACGAGCAATAGATACACGCTGTTGTTCTCCTCCTGAAAGTTGACTCGGCAAGTTGTCGTGACGATGCGCCAACCCAACTGCATCCAATGCCGCCATCGCCTGTTCCTTTGCGATATGCTTTTCTGTGCCAAGCATGAGGATAGGAAGTAACACATTTTCTGCCGCGGAAAGTTCGGGAATAAGTGCATAGTCTTGAAAGATATACCCAAGACGATTCAAGCGAAAATTGGTCCGTTCTTTTTCTGAAAAATTCTCTGTATTAATACCATCCAAAATAACTTCTCCACTTGTCGGCACATCCAAAATACTCATCTGGTACAAGAGTGTTGATTTACCAGCTCCTGATTTACCCATAATGGCAACGAACTCTCCCTTTTTGATGTGTAAATTAATGCCACGGAGTACTCTCGTAACTACTTCTCCACTCCCAAAATTTTTTATAAGATTCTTTACTTCTATCATATATTATCTACCAAGAATTGAATCGAGGGTATTTTTCTTAATAATCATCCACGCAGGGATATATCCCGCAATCAATGTTGAAATAACCAAAATAGCAAGCTTCACCATTGTTCCAGACAGTGGGGCAACCAAAATACCATCAGAAAATGGGAAATTTATTGGATTTGCGTCAAAAAATGGAACAAGTAATCCATAAATCACTATGAGTGCCAATCCTGATCCAACAACTGCATACAATAGTGATTGAATCACGTATGAAAATTCAATTGCCTCAGCGCGAATACCAATACCTTTCAAAATACCAATATACTTGCGACGAGTAATCGCATTCACGAAAATAACAATGAAAATGGTAATCGAAGACACAAGAAGACCGACAGAACTAATACCATTTCCGAGAAGATCAAACGTCTTAATCATATCCAACAAAAATGTTGGTAACCCTTCACGCGAAAGACGCACAAGAGCATTTGCTCCAATACCACTGTCCAAAAGTGCTTGTTTTACTTTCGGAGCATCCGCAAGTGTTGTTGCTCTAATAGATACCTCATTTACATTAAGATTTGTGCGGCCCGCAAAGCGTATAAACTCTTTCTCCGGTAAAAAGGCCCTACGTGAGATTTCATCAACCTTCGTCTTTAGAATTCCTTTTACAATATACTCTTTTGTGGCTCCATTAACTGTCACGCGAACACGAGAACCCACATGTACATCTTTAATCGTTGGAAACCCTGCATCATCACCCTGTGCCCCAAGTGGAGAATATTGTTCAAGGAGCATTGACCCCAATACAATGTAATTTGTATCATCCGGCGACAAAAATTCTCCTTCTATAAGATGTTTTGAAATGTGCGTAAGTGCCTCTTCAGATTCAGGATTAATTCCCGAAAGGTTGGTTCCAACAGTGTCTCGAAGTTGTTGAGGATCACGACGAACGCGATAATTCGCTTCGATAGTTGCTCCTTCAGTATATCGAGCCGAATATGCCGCGACACCAGGGATAGTGTCCAATGTTGCAAGCATGTCAGTGCTTTTTTCTATGTATTTCTTTCCACCCAACGTTGAAAGAAACACATCTCCGGTAAATTGATCGCTGTACGCCTTAACAGACCCTTCAATAAGTCCCACAAGAATTCCTGACACAGCAACAAGGTTCAGGAACGTAAGCATCATGATAAAAATAATGAGCCCCGTAGTCCACTTACTTGCATGGCGTATTTGCCGCACACCAAGGAGAAATCCTATCTGTATTGTTTCTTTCCACATGTCAGAATACTTATAGAGAAACAATTACACGATCACCTTCCGAAAGCCCCGAAAGAATTTCAAAAAATCCATCTGACCCTCGTAATCCTAGAGCGACATCTGTGTCTCGAGTATCGTTATTTGTTCCTGTTATAAGTGAAACATACGGTGTTCCATTATCGCGATAATGAATTGCACGCGCAGGTATTGCAAGAGCATCTTTTCGTTCATCAGTAATAATAGTTACTTCAGCCGTCATACCAGAAGCAATCCGTTCGTCTTGTGTATCAAAAACAATACGTGCCTCATACACCGATACATTATCGACGATTGTCTCTGAACGATTTACTGAGGCAACTGTTGCGGGAAATGTGGTGACACCTCCGAGAGCATCTAATGTCACTGACGCTTTCTCACCAACATGCACTTTGACACTATCCACCTCAGGAAGATCAACTTCAATACCCAACGTGTTTTTTGAAATAAGTGAAACGGCAGGGACACCAACACCAGCTGATTCGCCTGGATCAATATGAACCGCGGTCACGATACCATCAAATGGTGCGATGAGTGTTCGTTCTCTAATTTGCGATTGAATGCGAGCAACCTCCGCCTGTGCTTGTGCAAGTTCTGCCTGCGCAATAGACGAACCAATAGTGCTTTGCGTACGCAGCTCCGCTTCTGCATCCTCTATTGCACGCTGTCGTTCATCTACCGCTGATTGATACGCACTATAATTTACTGTGTATGAAGTCCCTTTTTGATTTGGCAGTGTAACGTACCATGTGGTGTCCCTGTATGACGAAATCGTATCAGGGAACGAAATAAACAATCCTTGTGTTCCAAGTGCTGTTGGCCCCGTTCTGTGTATTTCAATCGGCTCAGCATTCTCTAAACCAAAAACACGGAGTATTTCTCGAGACTGTTGTACACCTGCGTCTATTCGTACTTTGTATGTACCTGCTTTTCCAACATATCGCCCTGTGATACTAGGCGCTGTTTGAGTATACGTTGATTCTTGCGGCTCAGCTTCAAGATCACTTGAAAGCATTTGACTCAACGCATTTGCAACGAGCGTGTCTTGTTTTTGTTTTATGGTATCTAATGAAACAAAGGTATTTGCAACTTGCGATTGTTTAATAAAAGCACCAGCTTGAGCAGATTGAAGTTCGGCTTGGAGTGTCCCGAGGCCAAGACGCGCCAATGTTGTACCTTGGGCAACTATGTCGTTGACTGACACGAATACATCTCGAACAACACCCGATGCTTCAAATCCTAAATCAGACACAACATCAGCTTTTACGGATCCAGAAAGAACCACTTTTTCAACGACGTCCCGTTTTTCAACAGAAATAACTTCCCCACTATTACCACCGCTCCTCGCTAACCCAAACCACAAAGCACCTATGACAATGAGTGCAGCAGGTACCCCATATACTATTTTTTTGTTCTGTAATAGAGATTGCATATGCGCTTAGTATACCACAAATATGGTATATCTACACGTATTTTAAAAAACACACCATTTCCATTCAATCACAACTACGTGCTCACTATTTTTGGAAACATTTTTGTAAGAATCGACGTACTGTGACCAGAAAGATTAAAAAGAATTACAAGCATAAAAAGGATCATTGAAACATACACATTGAAAAAACTCACCAAAATAGCAATACATGACGTATACACAGGAACAAGAATACGTAACGTACTGTGCTGGAGCTGAACCCCATCCATCTCCATGTTGCGTATCGTTGGTGAAGCAATGATGTACTGCCGCATCCAATACAACAAGAGCCCAATACAAATGATATTTAAACCATAAATAGTGATGGCCATCTGAGTAAAGAAATATTTTCCAAGAAGGAGTGTTGAAAATGGCACGAGACCAACCAACAAAAAGAAGAAGGCATTGATTGTGGTCAACTTTGAATCAATATTTTGTGCGAGTACAGACGCGATTGAATGGTGACCTCTCCAGTACGTGAAGAGAAGCAGGAAACTTAAAGAATAACTCAATAATTGTGGCATGAGAGAGATGAGCGAATACCACACCGCACTATTCCCTATGTCTCCAGTAAGCGTGGGCACACGAATCTCAAGTACAAGGAGCGTCATGACGATTGAAAAAATTCCATCGGCAAGTTGATCGAGTCGAGTTTGTTTCATACACACAAGTATACCTTGAGAGGTGCATTCTTGATACACCTTTTTATACACATCCCGTCGTCTGCGGAGCTTTTTCGTTTTTGCTTTCTACTTTCTACATCCCCGCCAGCTGTTGTTGGAGTAGTGCCACGAGTTGTTGAATCAGAGAAACAACCTGTACTTTGATATCAGCGATGAGTTTCGTTCGTTCGTCAGGAGTGAGAGGTGTGTCGGATGTGGGTGGTAGTAGTGGAGATGGTGGTGGTGTAACGGTATGTGGTTGAGTGGTGGTACGAGTGCTTCCGCCACTTCCTCCATTGGTGTTTGAGGGTGAGTCATTAGCGGTGAGGGTACAGGTGTAGGTGGTGTTGAGGGACATGGTGAGAGTTCCATCTGATGCGCAGTCGCCACCCCAGGTGATGTCATAGGTGGTACCAGCGGGTGTTGCGTGGGTGAGCGTGTGGGTGGTGGCGAGAGTCGTGGTGGCGACTGCGCTGGTGATAGGGAGACCATCAAGGTAGAGGGTGAAGTCTGCTACCTCTGCAGTACCACGGTCGTCGTTGGTGAGTGTGGTGGTGACGGTGAGGGTTGGTCCAATGTCGTCATTGGTGACGGTACATGCATACGTACTTCCCGCCTCCATGGTGATGTCACCGTTTTCGTCACAGTCTCCGCCATATGTGACGGCATACGCAGGGTCTT encodes the following:
- a CDS encoding DUF1211 domain-containing protein, translating into MKQTRLDQLADGIFSIVMTLLVLEIRVPTLTGDIGNSAVWYSLISLMPQLLSYSLSFLLLFTYWRGHHSIASVLAQNIDSKLTTINAFFFLLVGLVPFSTLLLGKYFFTQMAITIYGLNIICIGLLLYWMRQYIIASPTIRNMEMDGVQLQHSTLRILVPVYTSCIAILVSFFNVYVSMILFMLVILFNLSGHSTSILTKMFPKIVST
- a CDS encoding response regulator transcription factor; this translates as MKILVIEDEAIIRSVIQSTLQDEFFTVDTARDGEEGAFAAKTNDYDLIILDNMLPKKDGVSVCREIRGCGKSTPILSLSVQGDTSTKVTLLDAGVDDYLTKPFCVDELLARVRALVRRPHRIHNDVYTIDTLSLDSQRHVVKRGKETIPLTRKEFMLLEYLMRNTDYVVTRGMMLEHVWERSIDPFSNTIEAHIVSLRKKIERPGRCKLIHTIPGQGYKLTQCL
- a CDS encoding ABC transporter ATP-binding protein yields the protein MIEVKNLIKNFGSGEVVTRVLRGINLHIKKGEFVAIMGKSGAGKSTLLYQMSILDVPTSGEVILDGINTENFSEKERTNFRLNRLGYIFQDYALIPELSAAENVLLPILMLGTEKHIAKEQAMAALDAVGLAHRHDNLPSQLSGGEQQRVSIARAIAHTPDILFADEPTANLDSASGEDVMRVINELHKRNEQTIVMVTHEPEYAAYADRLIEIQDGMVVSDTQQKGNH
- a CDS encoding HAMP domain-containing histidine kinase, whose translation is MTTTKTTDGIQGRLFLKKKSICTCELPEHATDIFTDISHALQTPLSCLAAELQILERKTPTPHRDHLQRCEKIIHNMSALIHNALYISRLEQTELEHYMKDISLSELMYELIECTETLISERRIFLHTDIENTVTIHGVKEKVEELIMAVLSNSIKYSKPRGKRTLSITLHGNKTHAIIHVKDNGIGIAPEDLPHIFNRFYRTPHASAQTERGTGLGLAIAQKIAEKHKATITIESTLGIGTHVQILFPVKMKSA
- the uvrB gene encoding excinuclease ABC subunit UvrB encodes the protein MSVFKLHSDFAPAGDQPKAIEALEKGVLDGIQHQTLLGVTGSGKTFTMANVIANIGKPTLVIAHNKTLAAQLAQEYKEFFPENAVHYFVSYYDYYQPEAYVPVTDTYIEKEAQINEEIDRLRHASTQALLTRKDVIVVASVSCIYNLGRPEEYEKVHIKIEKGAQMNRSVLIRELIRIYFERTNSDLTPGTFRAIGNAIEIMPVNEKVVYRIDLTDDHIQSISIIDAVSRVIKSEAESVFIFPAKHFVSDKEDIQKAIKSIKEEMDEHVARLTLEGKLLEAERLKRRTSYDLAMIREVGYVNGIENYSRHFDGRAPGEPPFSLLEYFPKKSDGTPDFLTIIDESHVTVPQIGGMYAGDRSRKKTLIDFGFRLPSAIDNRPLQFNEFEERIGQVIYTSATPSRYELDKSEGHIVEQIIRPTGLIDPEIIVRPIQAKGNYTGQVHDFIAEAEKVIESGARVIATTLTKRMAEDVADYLKEKGIAAEYLHSDIKTIERIELLTKFRKGSKNGGFDMIVGVNLLREGLDLPEVELIGILDADKEGFLRSETSLIQTIGRAARNVLGRVILYADVMTGSMERAISETNRRRAIQVAYNTKHGITPKTIHKKISDITDYMLREHGETVAELIALDTAGGKTLKQLIKQKEKEMSDAVKILDFETAAILRDEVLALTKLLEPKKPTSDRKRGSGSAKNRKKSRS
- a CDS encoding efflux RND transporter periplasmic adaptor subunit, translating into MQSLLQNKKIVYGVPAALIVIGALWFGLARSGGNSGEVISVEKRDVVEKVVLSGSVKADVVSDLGFEASGVVRDVFVSVNDIVAQGTTLARLGLGTLQAELQSAQAGAFIKQSQVANTFVSLDTIKQKQDTLVANALSQMLSSDLEAEPQESTYTQTAPSITGRYVGKAGTYKVRIDAGVQQSREILRVFGLENAEPIEIHRTGPTALGTQGLFISFPDTISSYRDTTWYVTLPNQKGTSYTVNYSAYQSAVDERQRAIEDAEAELRTQSTIGSSIAQAELAQAQAEVARIQSQIRERTLIAPFDGIVTAVHIDPGESAGVGVPAVSLISKNTLGIEVDLPEVDSVKVHVGEKASVTLDALGGVTTFPATVASVNRSETIVDNVSVYEARIVFDTQDERIASGMTAEVTIITDERKDALAIPARAIHYRDNGTPYVSLITGTNNDTRDTDVALGLRGSDGFFEILSGLSEGDRVIVSL